One window from the genome of Magnolia sinica isolate HGM2019 chromosome 4, MsV1, whole genome shotgun sequence encodes:
- the LOC131242259 gene encoding inactive TPR repeat-containing thioredoxin TTL3-like: MTEVENYREKKKYGCGVMVLYNGFRRRTFWSRRTASSSSISTTNGNNILKLPPSNSKRRRGGSIDAAFNDPAQISEQPPSLPTEKPVVKTQPNSKNVPPQYQSIVRKTPDAVSSQSSSSGSGGSAKVGMVGPARRGQKDMTISGELESMIPDNRANVDGVLVRASSSNMMVFGHLGNLRQPGNGNLNGGGYLNSNNVLDYLPKTASEMTMVTSATAMTGNVKGGNRNFVMGNVIRKSNDREIAKESTTVLCRALSTRLSPEELKAMGNEEYKKGKYAEALEFYDRAIAIDPDQASYRSNKSAALIGLGRLLEAVDECREAIRIEPSYSRAHYRLATLYLRLGEGEKARNHYRLAGSEASGGEMAQARALQTHLCKCQEARKLRDWHTVLKEAECAISAGANSAPQVLSMQAEALLKLHRHQEADITLSCATVFDADSSTRFFGPAVNAYHFLVRAQVDMAAGRFEDSVAAAQRAARLDSSNKEVGVVIRRARAVSVARSNGNELFKASRFTEACAAYGEGLEYDPLNSVLLCNRAACRSKLGQWEKAIEDCTSALTVRPSYSKARLRRADCNAKLERWEASIQDYEALIRETPGDEEVGRALFEAKVQLKKRRGEDVKDMKFGADVVVVTSNDRFRYIVTSPGMSVVLFCNKSSDVTKQILSFTQQLCKRYPSVNFLKVDIEDNPYVAKSEGVVSVPGFKIYKNGSKVRDIDGTNQDLLESSVKFFST; the protein is encoded by the exons ATGACGGAGGTGGAGAATTACAGGGAGAAGAAGAAATATGGGTGTGGGGTTATGGTCTTATACAATGGCTTCCGACGTCGGACTTTCTGGTCTAGAAGAACAGCTTCTTCTAGCTCAATCTCCACCACCAATGGCAATAACATTTTAAAGCTCCCTCCGTCGAATTCCAAGCGCAGGCGGGGTGGTTCCATTGATGCTGCATTCAATGATCCCGCCCAAATATCCGAGCAGCCTCCTTCCCTTCCGACGGAGAAACCAGTTGTGAAAACTCAGCCGAATTCGAAGAACGTTCCGCCCCAATACCAGAGCATAGTTAGAAAGACGCCCGATGCGGTCAGCTCTCAATCTTCGTCGTCCGGCTCTGGAGGGTCGGCGAAGGTGGGGATGGTGGGCCCGGCGAGGCGGGGGCAGAAGGACATGACGATATCCGGCGAACTCGAGAGCATGATTCCCGATAACCGGGCTAATGTAGACGGCGTGTTGGTCCGGGCCTCATCGAGCAATATGATGGTTTTCGGGCATTTGGGTAATTTACGGCAGCCCGGGAATGGGAATTTGAATGGAGGAGGGTACCTGAATTCCAACAATGTTCTTGATTATCTGCCGAAGACAGCAAGCGAGATGACTATGGTGACGTCGGCGACAGCGATGACAGGGAATGTGAAAGGCGGGAATCGAAATTTTGTAATGGGGAATGTCATAAGGAAATCTAATGATAGAGAGATTGCAAAGGAATCGACGACAGTCTTATGTCGGGCTCTGTCGACGAGATTGAGCCCTGAGGAGTTGAAGGCGATGGGGAACGAGGAGTACAAGAAGGGGAAATACGCTGAGGCGTTGGAATTTTATGATCGAGCGATCGCAATCGATCCTGATCAAGCATCGTATAGAAGCAACAAGAGTGCTGCACTTATTGGATTGGGTCGGCTTCTGGAGGCCGTTGATGAGTGCCGAGAAGCGATTCGGATCGAGCCTTCTTATTCCAGAGCTCATTATCGGTTGGCTACTCTTTATCTCAG ATTGGGAGAAGGGGAGAAGGCGCGAAATCATTACAGACTGGCAGGAAGCGAAGCCAGTGGAGGAGAGATGGCACAAGCGCGGGCTCTTCAAACACATCTCTGCAAATGCCAAGAAGCACGAAAGCTAAGGGACTGGCACACCGTGCTAAAAGAAGCCGAGTGCGCCATTTCAGCCGGTGCCAATTCGGCCCCACAG GTGCTCTCCATGCAAGCCGAGGCTCTGTTGAAGCTGCACAGACACCAGGAGGCGGACATAACCTTATCGTGCGCAACTGTCTTTGACGCGGATTCTTCTACCAGGTTCTTTGGCCCAGCTGTAAATGCGTATCACTTCCTTGTCCGCGCGCAGGTTGACATGGCTGCTGGCAG GTTCGAGGACTCAGTGGCAGCGGCTCAGCGtgcggctcggctcgactcaagCAACAAAGAGGTGGGCGTGGTGATTAGAAGGGCCCGAGCCGTGTCGGTGGCTAGGTCGAACGGGAACGAGCTGTTCAAGGCCTCCAGGTTCACCGAGGCATGTGCCGCGTATGGGGAAGGTCTCGAGTACGACCCCCTCAATTCCGTCCTGCTCTGTAACCGAGCGGCTTGCCGCTCCAAGCTGGGTCAATGGGAGAAAGCCATCGAGGATTGCACCTCTGCTCTCACCGTCCGCCCATCCTACAGTAAGGCTCGACTCAGGCGAGCCGATTGCAATGCCAAG TTAGAACGGTGGGAGGCGTCGATACAAGACTACGAGGCGTTGATAAGGGAGACGCCCGGGGATGAAGAGGTGGGCCGAGCATTGTTCGAGGCCAAGGTCCAGCTCAAGAAGCGGCGAGGCGAAGATGTAAAGGACATGAAGTTCGGGGCTGACGTGGTCGTTGTCACGAGCAATGATAGATTCAGATACATCGTAACATCTCctg GGATGTCGGTGGTGCTATTTTGCAATAAATCCAGTGATGTTACAAAGCAGATATTGTCTTTCACACAGCAACTATGTAAGAGATACCCATCCGTCAATTTCCTCAAG GTGGACATTGAAGACAATCCTTACGTGGCAAAATCAGAAGGGGTGGTATCGGTGCCTGGCTTCAAGATATACAAGAACGGTTCAAAAGTCAGAGATATTGATGGCACCAATCAGGACTTGCTAGAGAGCTCTGTGAAATTTTTCAGCActtag